GAGCCGACGGGCAATATGAGATGTCTAATGCGGTCCCACGCCGCCTGACTCGGCGACATGAAATCGTGCATCGCGTCGACGATGCCGCCGCTCGGCAGCACCGGCCACCAGAAGGTGAAGATGAGGAGCGCCATCAGCGCTCCCCAGAAGTCCGGCAGGGAGTAGAAGACAACGAGCACACCGCTCGAGATGCGATCGAACCAGCTGCCGCGCCGCGCGGCTTGCACGGCGCCGACGAGCATGCCGATCGCGAAGCTCAAGCCGAGCGACAGCATGGTGAGCAGCAGCGTGCGGGGAACGGCGATGGACAATGCCTCGGCGACGGACGACCGCATGCCGAACGAGTAGCCGAACTGGCCGTGCAGCACGCTGATCACGTAACGCGCGTATTGCTCGACGAGCGGCCGGTTGTAGCCGAACTGGTCGCGCCAATGGTTGCGCACGGCGAGCGAGATGTTGCTCGACTCGTACGAGAAAGGATCGCCCGGCGCGGAGCGGATGACGAAGAAGCTGATCGTCGTGACGAGGAACACGACGATCAGCGACTGGAGCAACCGCGCGGCGAGCTGCCGCCGCAGGGAGTGCGGTTTCAGGGGCGTTACGGGTTTTACGGGTTCGGCTGCGACAGCCCGATTCGATCGCGATCGATGCGCTTGTCGGCCGGAATCGACCAATCCGACAGATTCAGCCACCAGCCGATTGGGCTGATTGGTCTCGCGGGCTCGATCCGGCGGTTCATACCGTTGATCAAGGTGACGTCGTACAACCAGATGGCGGGGGCATCGTCAGCGATTTGCTGAAACGCGCGCGACGAATACGACTTCGACTTGGCCGGGTCGAACGACGCCGACGCGCTGTCGAGCAGCGCATCCACCGTGCGATTGGAGTAGTGCATCCAGTTGCTGCTGCCGATCGACTTCGTGCCCCACGACTGCAACGCGCCGCCGACGTCCGGATCCGGATTGAACGTTCCGAGTACCGCATCGAAGTCGCCGCCGTTGAGCCGGCTGATGAACGTTCCCGCGTCCACGGCGTCGATGTCGGCCTGCGCCCCGATGCGCTTGAGCGCGTCCTGGAGCAGCACCGAGTAGCGCCTCCGGAAGAGGCTCGTCGTCGTCGACAGTATAGTAAACTTTAATGGCACGCCGTTCTTCACGCGAAGGCCATTCGGGCCCATGCGCCATCCCGCCGAATCGAGCAGCGCGCTCGCCGCCGCCGCGTCGAACGGCGGTAGTTTGAGATTTGAATCGGCGTATGCGACCGCGGCCGGGAACGGCCCGTATCCGATGTTGGTCGCGGACGGACCAAAGACGTTGTTCAACATCGCTTTCCGGTCGACGGCCATCGAGAGCGCGCGGCGCACGCGAACATCGCCGAAGAAAGTATTGGTTCCGCTCTTGGCCTTCGGCGGGAAGAGATTGAAGCCGAGCCACGCGTAGCCGATCGTGGGGAAATCGATCCGCCGCGCGACCTTGCTGCTGTCGAGCTTATCCGACTGGTCCACCGGAAACGCCTGCATGAAATCCGATTGGCCGGTCAGGACCTGCGCCATGCCCGCGTTCGCGTCCGCGATGGGCGTGATGACGATGCGATCGAGCTTCGGACGACCGCGATAGTTCGCGGTGTCGGCGACGAGATCCATTCGGACGCCCGGCTGCCACTTCGCTAACCGAAACCGGCCGCTTCCCACGAGCTGTTTCGTTTGTGGCGACGTATGCAGCTGCTCGAGCGGAATCGAACCGTAGACGTGCTCGGGCAGGATCATGATTTGATACACGAAGTCGTAAAATTCCGTCGGCGTGTGCTTCTTGTACCACACGACGGCGGTCGCCGAGTCGCGCACCTGCACCGAGTCGATGTTGGTCAACAAGGGAACCGTCACGGCGCCGGCCTTTGGATCGCTGTGGACCTTGAACGAATACTTCACGTCGGACGCGGTCACCGGCTTCCCGTCGTGCCACCGGGCGCGAGGATCGAGATGAAACGCGATCGACATCGAATCCTTGGCCCAGTCCCAACTCTTCGCGAGACGCGGGTCGAATGCCTTGTCTCCGACCGTCCCCAGGGTCGCGTTGATTTGCGCGAGGCGGTCGAAGACGAGATCGGCGACCATGCGGCCGTTCTGGTCTTCGATGTATGGCGGAAACGCGTCCGAGACGTCGCCAATCTGGGCGTAGATGAAGGTGCCGCCGTACGCGCCCGCGGAGCCACCCGTCGCGGATTCCTTCGACGAGCATGCAGAGCATGCGGCGAGAGCGACAACCGAAGTGGTGAGCAGCAGAGCGTGTGTGCGCATGGGCGTTGGTTGGAACGGTGGGAGGAGTGCGAGTTCGTTGGACGACCCAATCCAACTAGCGTCGCCAGGTCCAGCCTTCGTCTAAGTATCGGACGACGAGAGCCACGGCTCGGGCACGGAGTGCGTCGTCGACGGCAAGGGGTGTCACGTGCAGGTCCTCGAGGGCGCGAACGCTCATCTCGAGCGCGGCGGCGACCTCAGACGACGACGGCACGCGGCCCATGGCCTCTCTCAAGGTGGCCGGTGCCGGAATGTCACGATGCGCTCCGGTCGTCAGCGCCGCCAAGTCGCTCTGGTCGTCCTCCAGCAGAATCGAGCCGTGCTGCAGCAGCGCATCGTCGGCGCGCCATTGTGCGCTGCCCGCCAGCTTGCGGCCGCCGAG
This genomic interval from Gemmatimonadaceae bacterium contains the following:
- a CDS encoding peptide ABC transporter substrate-binding protein gives rise to the protein MRTHALLLTTSVVALAACSACSSKESATGGSAGAYGGTFIYAQIGDVSDAFPPYIEDQNGRMVADLVFDRLAQINATLGTVGDKAFDPRLAKSWDWAKDSMSIAFHLDPRARWHDGKPVTASDVKYSFKVHSDPKAGAVTVPLLTNIDSVQVRDSATAVVWYKKHTPTEFYDFVYQIMILPEHVYGSIPLEQLHTSPQTKQLVGSGRFRLAKWQPGVRMDLVADTANYRGRPKLDRIVITPIADANAGMAQVLTGQSDFMQAFPVDQSDKLDSSKVARRIDFPTIGYAWLGFNLFPPKAKSGTNTFFGDVRVRRALSMAVDRKAMLNNVFGPSATNIGYGPFPAAVAYADSNLKLPPFDAAAASALLDSAGWRMGPNGLRVKNGVPLKFTILSTTTSLFRRRYSVLLQDALKRIGAQADIDAVDAGTFISRLNGGDFDAVLGTFNPDPDVGGALQSWGTKSIGSSNWMHYSNRTVDALLDSASASFDPAKSKSYSSRAFQQIADDAPAIWLYDVTLINGMNRRIEPARPISPIGWWLNLSDWSIPADKRIDRDRIGLSQPNP
- a CDS encoding ABC transporter permease is translated as MAESVGLVDSGRQAHRSRSNRAVAAEPVKPVTPLKPHSLRRQLAARLLQSLIVVFLVTTISFFVIRSAPGDPFSYESSNISLAVRNHWRDQFGYNRPLVEQYARYVISVLHGQFGYSFGMRSSVAEALSIAVPRTLLLTMLSLGLSFAIGMLVGAVQAARRGSWFDRISSGVLVVFYSLPDFWGALMALLIFTFWWPVLPSGGIVDAMHDFMSPSQAAWDRIRHLILPVGSLTLLTVAAIARYQRSAMLEILPSDYIRTARAKGVPERTILMRHALRTALTPMITLAGLFFPALLGGAVFVEKVFGWPGMGLLATGAIAGRDYDLVTATVIVGSVMVVIGNLAADLLQMAIDPRVRE